The following proteins are co-located in the Myroides profundi genome:
- a CDS encoding ABC transporter permease — protein MLKNWLKIYWYNTMKHKMYFLLTVVGLAIGIASVTLASLYYLEESSYDQWNPYKDEVFVLESKSDQISSNSQPFALGYFLKENYPIVEDYMYYNGVYFRGNVKIDEKEYAIEKVIYAQKNFFSFFPFEFVYGNEKTAFNNPNDIAIELELAELLFGKNVNPLGEEIEIKDVKYSVSAVYRIGHDIRSSMSPNIVIDKLSTEEIASRGDWFNSNFNLLVKTKDKEQTRVAIDNLFYKHFYSVLAEPKGVSVEEFVETTFKSFYAKSYLLPLNGARMNAIGYFFPEGNTNLLMLKIIVGLSVMILLLSIFNFINLALSQSLNRTKEVGVRKVLGANRSLIISQGLLESFITTGIALLLSVIILELLVPFINVFVGTTIEFSFFKFIGLLSSVLIVVTLLVGILPALYLDKMDTLSALKGFIYKSTSGRVIKNSFLVLQFVIASFFITSGILIHQQVNYMLHKDLGFKGDQVIGVLFKENREYDGTSDRLNQYYNFKEELLQIKGVEDVSTASSHFGSNALSNTFTYHSYQSEEFLVEQIGMDYNYFDLYDIKMKQGRNISSQFASDSINNIIVNEAFVREMKEKEPLGKFIEGKGFKYTIIGVVDDYNNERLANEVKPKIYYHFHTNQRIRNNFLYVSIKLSKDKIEPTLDAVEKIWKKYNIDSKIPFVYEFVDQRYAKTFDRVLLERKVFRVLNYTVVFIALFGLFAVSSFTIGTKLREVAIRKVLGADIFGLLRQLSFQYVIYCLVGFGIAVFPSYYFLNKWLENYAYRIEIGWSVYVYSLLMILGLTLLIVISRAYKATRVDVLKYIKYE, from the coding sequence ATGTTAAAGAACTGGTTAAAGATTTATTGGTACAATACGATGAAACACAAGATGTATTTCTTGTTGACAGTAGTAGGATTGGCGATAGGTATTGCGTCAGTTACATTAGCATCGTTATATTATCTAGAAGAGTCTAGTTATGATCAATGGAATCCTTATAAGGATGAGGTTTTTGTCTTAGAGTCTAAAAGTGATCAGATCTCTAGTAATAGTCAGCCCTTTGCACTAGGGTATTTCTTAAAAGAGAATTACCCTATAGTGGAAGATTATATGTACTATAATGGGGTGTATTTTAGAGGAAATGTAAAAATAGATGAGAAGGAATATGCTATTGAGAAAGTAATATATGCTCAGAAGAATTTCTTTTCTTTTTTTCCTTTTGAGTTTGTTTATGGCAATGAGAAAACAGCGTTTAATAATCCAAATGATATTGCTATAGAACTAGAATTAGCTGAATTATTATTCGGAAAGAATGTTAATCCATTAGGAGAAGAAATTGAGATAAAGGATGTTAAGTATAGTGTATCTGCTGTCTATAGGATAGGACATGATATAAGAAGTTCTATGAGTCCTAATATTGTAATAGATAAGTTAAGTACTGAAGAGATAGCGTCTAGAGGAGATTGGTTTAATAGTAATTTTAATTTATTGGTTAAAACCAAAGATAAAGAACAGACTAGAGTCGCTATTGATAATTTATTCTATAAACATTTTTATTCTGTTTTAGCAGAGCCTAAAGGAGTTTCTGTAGAAGAATTTGTAGAGACTACTTTTAAAAGCTTCTATGCTAAGAGTTATTTATTACCCTTGAATGGCGCTAGGATGAATGCAATAGGTTATTTTTTTCCTGAAGGGAATACTAATTTATTGATGTTGAAAATTATAGTGGGACTTTCTGTTATGATTCTATTGTTGTCCATATTTAATTTTATCAATCTAGCACTATCTCAATCTCTGAATCGAACTAAAGAAGTTGGGGTGAGAAAGGTTTTAGGCGCAAATAGAAGTTTAATTATTAGTCAAGGGCTTTTAGAGTCCTTTATAACAACTGGAATAGCTTTATTATTAAGTGTTATTATTTTAGAATTATTAGTGCCGTTCATAAATGTATTTGTGGGTACAACGATTGAGTTCTCGTTTTTTAAGTTTATAGGCTTATTATCGAGTGTATTAATAGTTGTCACTCTCTTGGTGGGTATCTTACCAGCACTATATCTCGATAAGATGGATACGTTATCAGCACTTAAAGGTTTTATCTATAAAAGCACTAGTGGAAGAGTAATAAAGAATAGTTTTTTAGTTCTACAGTTTGTTATTGCTAGTTTTTTTATCACAAGTGGGATATTGATACATCAACAGGTTAATTATATGCTTCATAAAGATCTCGGCTTTAAGGGGGATCAGGTAATAGGTGTATTATTTAAGGAAAATAGAGAATACGATGGGACTTCTGATCGATTAAATCAATACTATAATTTTAAAGAGGAACTTCTACAAATAAAAGGAGTGGAGGATGTGTCAACAGCTTCTTCACACTTTGGAAGTAATGCATTATCTAATACGTTTACTTATCATTCCTATCAATCAGAAGAGTTCTTAGTAGAACAAATAGGAATGGATTATAACTACTTTGATTTATATGATATAAAGATGAAACAAGGGAGGAATATATCTTCTCAGTTTGCTTCAGATAGTATTAATAACATCATTGTCAATGAGGCCTTCGTTAGAGAAATGAAAGAGAAAGAACCACTAGGGAAGTTTATAGAAGGCAAAGGTTTTAAGTACACAATCATAGGTGTGGTAGATGACTATAATAATGAAAGATTAGCAAACGAAGTAAAACCTAAGATTTACTACCACTTTCATACTAATCAAAGGATAAGAAATAACTTTCTGTATGTCTCTATTAAATTAAGTAAAGATAAGATAGAGCCTACTCTAGATGCTGTTGAAAAAATATGGAAGAAATATAATATAGATAGTAAAATTCCTTTTGTTTATGAATTTGTAGATCAACGTTATGCGAAAACTTTTGACCGTGTGTTATTAGAGAGAAAAGTATTTAGAGTATTAAATTATACAGTTGTATTCATTGCTTTATTTGGATTGTTTGCTGTATCGTCTTTTACGATAGGAACAAAGTTAAGAGAAGTAGCTATCCGCAAGGTATTAGGAGCAGATATTTTTGGGCTGTTAAGACAGTTGTCATTTCAGTATGTAATCTATTGCTTAGTTGGATTCGGTATAGCAGTGTTTCCTAGTTATTACTTTTTAAATAAGTGGTTGGAGAATTATGCGTATCGCATAGAGATAGGATGGAGTGTGTATGTGTATAGTTTATTGATGATTTTAGGATTGACATTGTTGATTGTTATCAGTCGTGCTTATAAAGCGACTAGGGTAGATGTATTAAAGTATATTAAATACGAATAG
- a CDS encoding ABC transporter permease, which translates to MLKNWLKIYWYNTMKHKMYFLLTVVGLTLGIASVVLASLYYLEESSYDQWNPNKDEVYLVETVAPNFSMTDQFRPMGRYLKDNYKELDDYMYYGYNGSLNFIYNEKKIDAKDIYAVQDNYFEFFPFEFVYGNAEKALVNPNDVAIDIKISEALFGEGVNPIGKTIEAINPDYDSQGNTNFIISGVYKIGDLRSSFAPNAVMNNLTEKPSESDDWGDFGLILCVKTKQPDRIKKAIMELRDKYVAIPNAKKDGLTLEQYKEEEPFKYYTGDIVLNKLADARMLPNQRLFPEGSANVQMLNISIFLSMTILLLSIFNYVNLSLTQVVSRGKEIGMRRVAGAGKRSFYQQSIFETAIVVIFSLVLAICIIELILPYINVYLETNITFSFINDLAVLIVIATLVVLICGGIPAFFVSRFETVKLLKGNVIGTKGGKWLSNGFLVLQFTIACFFIIGSIIVNEQVSYMLNKSLGFKGDQVINIEFLSSSKYTGKRAIKYASFKAELEKIKGIESISTSNVSFVGNRGGVFGTYHNNGKENVMINNAMIDYDFFDALEIKLKEGRMLSAQLSSDSLDNVVVNETFVHTMNLAKPLDTPIELLGKKKTIVGVIQDFNVEGLEEKILPFVYSYMPETKHSYGMYSVIYIKIVPEYFSKTIVDIEKLWKQYNIEERDVFQYKFVDKQFAETFHKVQMEKRIFNILSIVVVFIALFGLFAVSSFTIGTKLREVAIRKVLGADTFGLLRQLSFQYVIYCLVGFGIAVFPSYYFLNKWLENYAYRIEIGWSVYAYSLLLILGLTLLIVISRAYKATRVDVLKYIKYE; encoded by the coding sequence ATGTTAAAGAACTGGTTGAAAATATATTGGTACAATACGATGAAGCACAAGATGTATTTCTTGTTGACAGTAGTAGGATTGACATTAGGTATTGCGTCAGTTGTATTAGCATCATTATACTATCTAGAAGAGTCTAGTTATGATCAGTGGAATCCGAATAAGGATGAGGTGTATCTCGTAGAGACTGTAGCTCCGAATTTCTCTATGACAGATCAGTTCCGTCCTATGGGAAGATATCTAAAGGATAATTATAAGGAACTAGATGATTATATGTACTATGGATATAATGGTTCTCTAAACTTCATTTATAATGAGAAGAAAATAGATGCAAAAGATATATATGCCGTACAAGATAACTACTTTGAGTTTTTTCCATTCGAGTTTGTATATGGTAATGCTGAAAAAGCGTTAGTTAACCCTAATGATGTAGCGATAGATATTAAGATCTCTGAAGCACTATTTGGGGAAGGAGTAAACCCAATAGGTAAGACAATAGAAGCTATTAATCCAGACTATGATAGTCAGGGTAACACTAATTTTATAATCTCTGGTGTATACAAAATAGGAGACCTACGTAGTTCTTTTGCTCCTAATGCAGTTATGAATAATTTGACTGAAAAGCCTAGTGAAAGTGATGATTGGGGAGATTTTGGATTAATTCTATGTGTGAAGACTAAACAGCCTGATAGAATTAAAAAGGCTATAATGGAGCTTAGAGATAAATATGTTGCCATTCCAAATGCAAAGAAGGATGGTCTAACATTAGAGCAATATAAAGAAGAAGAACCTTTTAAATACTATACAGGAGATATCGTATTAAATAAACTTGCAGATGCTCGTATGCTACCGAATCAAAGGTTATTCCCAGAAGGTAGTGCAAATGTGCAAATGCTAAACATTAGTATTTTCTTATCTATGACGATACTCTTACTTTCTATTTTTAATTATGTTAATCTATCATTAACGCAAGTAGTTAGCAGAGGAAAAGAAATAGGAATGAGAAGAGTGGCTGGTGCAGGTAAGAGAAGTTTTTATCAGCAGAGTATTTTTGAAACTGCTATTGTTGTTATCTTTTCTTTAGTATTAGCTATTTGTATCATTGAGCTCATTCTACCTTATATCAATGTTTATTTAGAGACGAATATCACATTTTCGTTTATCAATGATTTAGCTGTTCTTATCGTTATTGCCACTTTAGTGGTTCTGATATGTGGTGGTATTCCTGCTTTTTTTGTTTCAAGATTTGAGACTGTCAAACTATTAAAAGGAAATGTAATAGGGACTAAAGGAGGTAAGTGGCTTAGTAATGGATTTTTAGTTCTTCAATTTACAATAGCTTGTTTCTTTATTATTGGTTCTATCATCGTCAATGAACAAGTAAGTTATATGCTCAATAAAAGTCTGGGTTTTAAAGGAGATCAAGTTATTAATATAGAGTTTCTAAGTAGTAGTAAGTATACTGGAAAGCGCGCTATTAAGTATGCAAGCTTTAAAGCCGAACTAGAGAAGATTAAAGGAATAGAGTCGATATCTACTAGTAATGTAAGTTTTGTAGGTAATCGAGGAGGTGTATTTGGTACTTATCACAACAACGGGAAAGAAAATGTGATGATTAATAATGCTATGATTGATTATGATTTTTTCGATGCATTAGAGATTAAGCTAAAAGAAGGTAGGATGTTATCTGCTCAATTATCTTCTGATAGTTTAGATAATGTGGTGGTGAATGAGACTTTTGTTCATACGATGAATTTGGCTAAGCCTCTTGATACCCCAATAGAATTGCTAGGCAAGAAGAAAACAATAGTGGGAGTAATTCAAGACTTTAATGTTGAAGGGCTTGAAGAGAAAATATTGCCATTTGTATATTCTTATATGCCAGAGACTAAGCATAGCTATGGGATGTATTCTGTCATATACATAAAGATTGTTCCAGAATATTTTAGTAAGACTATTGTTGATATCGAGAAGCTGTGGAAGCAGTATAATATAGAAGAAAGGGATGTGTTTCAATACAAATTCGTAGATAAGCAGTTTGCAGAGACTTTCCATAAAGTACAGATGGAGAAGAGAATATTTAATATTCTAAGTATTGTAGTTGTATTCATTGCTTTATTTGGACTGTTTGCTGTATCGTCTTTTACGATAGGAACAAAGCTAAGAGAAGTAGCTATCCGCAAGGTATTAGGAGCAGATACTTTTGGACTGTTAAGACAGTTGTCATTTCAGTATGTAATCTATTGCTTAGTTGGATTTGGAATAGCAGTATTCCCTAGTTATTACTTTTTAAATAAGTGGTTAGAGAATTATGCGTATCGCATAGAGATAGGATGGAGTGTATACGCGTATAGTTTGTTGTTAATTTTAGGATTGACATTGTTGATTGTTATTAGTCGTGCTTATAAAGCGACTAGGGTAGATGTATTAAAGTATATCAAATACGAATAG
- a CDS encoding ABC transporter permease: protein MLKNWFKIYIKNISNSRLFFLWNIIGLAIGMASVILAVTYYKSEYSYNRWIPKVGNMYEVDLEMGKQSNSIYIPAGVGPYLLENQLAEDYCYYALEYLDFYGESRSEQGVVSKILNTQKSFFHFFPFEFKHGDKEQLFVDDYSIAISSNLATRFFGDTNPVGDTLSLAHQKYVIRGVYELNQRATIMPEVVLASIDFDEIEEYELWQENVGGLVFKKADGVDQVKLLKELEEVYYNKKKKNKYFDDRGDEITSKLVPLAEARFESKQTTLLEGNTKRETIGLISGCSFLIFLLTVVNYISLNQSNVLSRAKELSLRRIIGASKGQLVLQLLFETVLNVLVALSISLVLVELSLPIYNSFLHQHLVFSWEAMGIVILLIGGGIICLGGLLTALYGSIIARQHTKGGQVQLHLSISKWRMAFVGIQLVIAFFFLIAGWLVYNQVDYMQSKELGFKGEQVYQVKLYTQQIRRKMYRSSKVIEQIADIKGVKGVGLSTISFKGSSMNTNHTAYYQQQKITDFIMDGVDEGYIQMMGFNMLALQEDIDEDLPTVYVNEKFVTQLGKQPSDVVGEVIAYDSNTFIIKGVIGDFNRDGFEESIKPMLLFHWRDIEFLPYGIESLSVQIDPEIREETLERLQAFWIVNVDYEYPFEVMAVKKQFAQTYQKTLSQRNMFMLWNGAVVLIALFGLYAVMSFAIEQQLKEIVIRKVLGASEKELYLKLLKPFIYALGITYVLVLYPTYWLMSKWLDRFVDHTDIAVYPFVLSLVLLSVLVFVVLASKLYKAVKINIINYIKYE from the coding sequence ATGCTAAAGAATTGGTTTAAAATATATATTAAAAATATCAGTAACTCTAGATTGTTCTTTTTGTGGAATATCATAGGGCTAGCTATTGGTATGGCGTCTGTTATCCTAGCGGTGACTTACTATAAGAGTGAGTATAGCTATAATAGATGGATACCTAAGGTAGGTAATATGTATGAAGTAGACCTAGAAATGGGAAAACAATCCAATTCTATCTATATCCCTGCCGGGGTAGGGCCTTATTTATTAGAGAATCAATTAGCTGAAGACTACTGTTACTATGCATTAGAATATTTAGATTTCTATGGGGAGAGTAGATCAGAACAGGGAGTTGTAAGTAAGATATTGAATACACAAAAGTCGTTCTTCCACTTTTTTCCTTTTGAATTTAAGCATGGGGATAAAGAACAATTGTTCGTTGATGACTATTCTATTGCGATATCTTCTAATCTTGCTACTCGTTTTTTTGGAGACACAAATCCCGTAGGTGACACACTGTCGTTAGCACATCAGAAGTATGTGATAAGAGGGGTGTATGAATTAAATCAACGGGCTACGATAATGCCCGAGGTAGTACTTGCTTCTATAGACTTTGATGAAATAGAAGAGTATGAGTTATGGCAAGAGAATGTAGGTGGACTCGTGTTTAAGAAAGCAGATGGAGTAGACCAAGTTAAGTTATTAAAAGAGCTAGAAGAGGTTTACTACAATAAGAAAAAGAAGAATAAATACTTCGATGATAGGGGAGATGAGATTACTTCTAAGTTAGTTCCATTAGCAGAAGCTCGATTTGAATCTAAGCAGACTACTCTATTAGAAGGAAATACGAAGAGAGAAACAATAGGGTTAATCAGTGGGTGTTCGTTCTTAATCTTTTTACTGACTGTAGTGAACTATATCAGTCTGAATCAGTCTAATGTCTTAAGTAGAGCAAAGGAGTTGTCTCTAAGAAGAATTATAGGAGCTTCAAAAGGACAGTTGGTATTACAATTACTTTTTGAGACGGTACTGAATGTCTTAGTTGCGTTAAGTATTTCTTTGGTTTTAGTAGAATTGAGTTTACCTATTTACAACAGTTTTTTACATCAACACTTAGTGTTCTCTTGGGAAGCTATGGGGATTGTGATTTTACTGATAGGTGGAGGAATTATTTGTTTAGGAGGTTTATTAACTGCTTTATACGGTAGTATTATCGCTAGACAACACACTAAGGGAGGACAAGTACAGCTTCATTTAAGTATCTCTAAGTGGAGAATGGCATTCGTGGGAATACAGTTGGTGATTGCTTTCTTTTTCTTAATCGCTGGATGGCTAGTGTATAATCAAGTGGATTATATGCAAAGTAAAGAATTAGGATTTAAGGGAGAGCAGGTATATCAAGTCAAGCTATATACACAACAGATTAGACGTAAGATGTATAGATCCTCTAAAGTCATAGAACAAATAGCGGATATAAAAGGGGTGAAAGGTGTAGGGCTGTCTACAATCTCTTTTAAAGGAAGTAGTATGAATACGAATCATACGGCTTATTATCAACAACAGAAAATAACGGACTTCATCATGGATGGGGTAGATGAAGGGTATATACAGATGATGGGATTCAATATGCTGGCGCTTCAGGAGGATATAGATGAAGATCTCCCAACCGTATATGTCAATGAGAAGTTTGTTACTCAACTAGGTAAACAACCTAGTGATGTAGTAGGAGAGGTCATAGCGTATGACAGTAATACATTTATCATAAAAGGGGTAATAGGAGACTTTAACCGAGACGGGTTTGAAGAGAGTATAAAGCCAATGCTTCTGTTTCACTGGAGAGATATAGAGTTTTTGCCTTATGGTATAGAGTCTCTATCTGTGCAGATAGATCCAGAGATAAGGGAAGAAACTCTAGAACGTCTACAAGCATTCTGGATAGTGAATGTCGATTATGAGTATCCGTTTGAGGTGATGGCTGTGAAGAAACAGTTTGCTCAGACTTATCAGAAAACATTATCACAGCGCAATATGTTTATGTTGTGGAATGGAGCGGTAGTGTTAATCGCTCTGTTTGGACTCTACGCGGTGATGTCCTTTGCAATAGAACAACAATTAAAGGAAATCGTGATCAGAAAAGTATTAGGGGCTAGTGAGAAAGAACTCTATCTGAAGTTACTAAAGCCTTTTATATATGCTCTGGGGATTACTTATGTATTAGTACTATACCCTACATATTGGTTGATGAGTAAATGGTTAGATAGGTTTGTAGATCATACAGATATTGCGGTTTACCCATTTGTACTTTCTTTAGTACTACTCTCTGTTTTAGTCTTTGTGGTTTTAGCAAGTAAGCTGTATAAGGCTGTTAAAATCAATATTATTAATTATATCAAATACGAATAA
- a CDS encoding GIN domain-containing protein, whose translation MIRFLLTLVAALLSFIMYGQGKQTVTIAGGVQSIEVSSIVIVNVDATRDSNTVEIVTDTESPEELVQIRQVGTKLSIESKSPNRRYKSIGKITVNVSQKSVLTYYASAMARIVVSGRVSGDSAKISIDGAGSVNANFSVNTISINVDSASKYVGNVTAKTMKANVDSAGRVEVTGDVESLVVNVDSAATFAGKGLKAKMVKAEVDSMGKAEVYPTESLNAYADSMGKVVYYNTPKELKKYTDSMGSVKAGN comes from the coding sequence ATGATACGTTTTTTATTAACACTTGTAGCTGCGTTATTGTCCTTCATTATGTATGGACAAGGTAAGCAAACGGTTACTATAGCAGGTGGAGTACAGAGTATAGAAGTATCTTCTATAGTGATAGTTAATGTTGATGCAACTAGGGATTCTAATACAGTAGAAATAGTCACTGATACGGAGAGCCCAGAAGAGTTAGTGCAAATCAGACAGGTAGGAACTAAATTGTCTATTGAATCCAAGTCTCCAAACAGAAGGTATAAAAGTATAGGAAAGATTACAGTGAATGTTTCTCAGAAGTCAGTACTTACTTATTACGCTAGTGCTATGGCTAGAATAGTGGTGTCTGGGAGAGTATCTGGTGATAGCGCTAAGATCTCTATTGATGGGGCTGGATCTGTAAATGCTAATTTCTCTGTGAATACAATCAGTATTAATGTAGACTCAGCCTCTAAGTATGTTGGTAATGTAACAGCGAAGACAATGAAGGCTAATGTAGACTCGGCAGGTCGTGTGGAAGTGACAGGAGATGTCGAATCCCTCGTAGTCAATGTGGATAGTGCAGCGACATTCGCAGGAAAAGGCTTAAAAGCAAAAATGGTAAAAGCTGAGGTAGATTCTATGGGGAAGGCAGAAGTGTATCCTACAGAAAGTCTAAATGCTTATGCAGACTCTATGGGTAAAGTGGTGTACTATAATACACCAAAAGAATTAAAGAAATATACAGATTCTATGGGATCAGTTAAGGCAGGTAATTAG
- a CDS encoding ABC transporter ATP-binding protein encodes MSRVFQTEEIETTALNQVSLNVKKGEFISVMGPSGCGKSTLLNIIGLLDNASSGSYLLLDKEMVGLTEGQRAQIRKENIGFIFQNFNLIDELTVYDNIELPLIYNKVPSSERKKRVMEIAERLNIVHRLKHYPQQLSGGQQQRVAVGRALVTNPKIILADEPTGNLDSKNGNEVMELLTELHQQGATIIMVTHSNHDASYSERTILMKDGMILSEKMNTKIVDVFAE; translated from the coding sequence ATGTCTCGTGTATTTCAGACAGAAGAAATAGAGACAACAGCTTTAAATCAGGTTTCTTTAAATGTGAAAAAAGGAGAGTTTATCTCTGTTATGGGACCTTCAGGATGTGGAAAGTCAACGCTGTTAAATATCATCGGACTATTAGATAATGCGAGTAGTGGAAGCTACCTGTTATTAGACAAGGAGATGGTGGGATTAACAGAAGGTCAGCGAGCACAGATTAGAAAAGAAAACATCGGATTTATATTCCAAAACTTTAATCTAATCGATGAGTTGACAGTGTATGATAATATAGAACTTCCTCTAATCTATAATAAAGTGCCTAGCAGTGAGCGCAAGAAGAGGGTAATGGAAATAGCAGAGCGCTTAAATATAGTACATAGATTAAAACATTATCCACAACAGCTATCAGGAGGACAACAACAACGTGTGGCTGTAGGGCGTGCCTTGGTAACGAACCCTAAGATTATCCTAGCCGATGAGCCTACAGGTAACTTAGATAGTAAGAATGGTAACGAAGTAATGGAATTATTAACAGAACTGCACCAACAAGGAGCTACAATCATCATGGTGACTCACTCGAATCACGATGCTTCGTACTCAGAACGCACGATTTTAATGAAAGATGGAATGATCTTATCAGAGAAAATGAATACTAAAATCGTAGATGTTTTTGCAGAATAA
- a CDS encoding efflux RND transporter periplasmic adaptor subunit, translating into MDRTIPRKNRKKVKIILASVGIIALLLISYITFFQHIALNVSKKEIRIRPVEENSFEEYISFQSQVEPLHSLLVNITEGGAVMERLVENGSMVVQGQPLVRLYNPSSEFNFMSQEASLIDQMNNLNVNKMNIRNQELNLTKDLISIEYDYKNAELQYDLNKKLYDQEILSESDWNKTREALTYQKKRKALMEESIQKEKQSNVLQVKQIDQSIAVINRSLEQLRENKQNFLLKAPVSGRLSSFEAILGKTYNGGESIGKIDVMEGYKLVAQVDEFYLDKIMLKQRGQIDMKGQITNVEVIKVLPEVKSGRFEVHLAFDTEKELKLQEGTTFGVKLFLSGKEKALLLPKGNFFQDTKGEWVYVVKNNKATRRNVEIGRENPAYYEVISGLEVGEEVIVSSYKDYLRVEHLNIEE; encoded by the coding sequence ATGGATCGTACTATTCCTCGTAAAAATAGAAAAAAAGTTAAGATAATACTTGCTTCAGTTGGTATTATCGCTTTGCTATTGATCAGTTATATCACTTTTTTTCAGCATATCGCTTTAAACGTTTCTAAGAAAGAGATACGTATTCGTCCCGTAGAAGAGAACTCTTTCGAAGAGTATATTTCTTTTCAGTCTCAGGTAGAACCATTGCATTCTTTGTTAGTCAATATCACAGAAGGAGGAGCGGTGATGGAGAGATTAGTAGAGAATGGAAGTATGGTAGTACAGGGACAACCTTTAGTAAGACTGTATAACCCGAGTTCTGAGTTTAACTTTATGTCTCAAGAAGCTTCTCTGATCGATCAAATGAATAATTTGAATGTGAATAAGATGAATATTCGTAATCAAGAGTTAAATTTAACGAAAGATTTGATAAGCATCGAGTACGATTATAAGAATGCAGAGCTACAGTATGATCTAAATAAAAAATTATATGATCAGGAGATATTGTCAGAGAGTGATTGGAACAAAACAAGAGAGGCGCTAACGTATCAAAAAAAGCGTAAAGCATTGATGGAAGAGAGTATCCAAAAAGAGAAACAAAGCAATGTGCTACAAGTAAAACAGATAGATCAATCGATAGCTGTCATCAATAGAAGCTTGGAGCAGCTAAGAGAGAATAAACAGAATTTCTTATTAAAAGCGCCTGTATCAGGGAGGCTGTCATCGTTCGAGGCTATATTAGGAAAGACGTATAACGGAGGAGAGAGTATTGGTAAGATAGATGTGATGGAAGGGTATAAGCTAGTCGCACAGGTGGATGAGTTCTATCTCGATAAAATAATGCTTAAGCAGAGAGGACAGATCGATATGAAAGGGCAGATCACAAATGTAGAAGTGATAAAAGTGTTGCCTGAGGTGAAGAGCGGTAGATTCGAAGTACACCTGGCTTTCGATACAGAAAAGGAATTAAAACTACAGGAAGGGACAACCTTCGGAGTGAAGTTATTCTTGTCAGGAAAAGAGAAAGCGCTGTTATTACCTAAAGGTAATTTCTTTCAAGACACAAAAGGAGAATGGGTATATGTAGTAAAAAACAATAAGGCTACAAGAAGGAATGTAGAGATAGGACGCGAGAACCCTGCTTACTATGAAGTGATATCGGGCTTAGAAGTAGGGGAGGAAGTGATCGTATCGAGTTATAAAGATTATTTAAGAGTAGAACATTTAAACATAGAAGAATAA